A window of the Arthrobacter sp. Marseille-P9274 genome harbors these coding sequences:
- the benA gene encoding benzoate 1,2-dioxygenase large subunit produces the protein MTRTLSAVGATLDDAVVEDHENGVHRAKRSIFTDEELFELEMKHIFEGNWVYLAHESQIPEIGDYFTTYIGRTPVVISRSKDGELNCLVNACSHRGAMLCRRKTDNRTNFTCPFHGWTFNNKGKLLKVKDSRGAGYPEQFNKDGSHDLTKVARFESYRGFLFGSLKADVKPLEEHLGDATKIIDMVVDQSPEGLEVLRGSSTYTYDGNWKVQAENGADGYHVSATHWNYAATTARRTAGESTNETKAMDAGTWGKQGGGYYSFEHGHLLLWMWWGNPEDRPLYERRQELAAEFGAEKAEFMVGASRNLCLYPNVYLMDQFSSQIRHFRPISVDKTEVTIYCIAPKGESDAARANRIRQYEDFFNASGMATPDDLEEFRSCQKTYLAETAKWNDLSRGVAHQLNGPDEQARKIGINPLSSGAKTEDEGLYPVQHGYWAETMRKAVAAEEAEERAAQAQN, from the coding sequence ATGACCCGGACACTGAGCGCTGTCGGCGCAACACTGGACGATGCCGTCGTAGAGGATCACGAGAACGGAGTTCATCGGGCGAAGCGGAGCATCTTCACGGACGAGGAGCTGTTCGAGCTAGAGATGAAGCACATCTTCGAGGGCAACTGGGTGTACCTGGCGCACGAGAGCCAGATCCCGGAGATCGGGGACTACTTCACCACGTACATCGGCAGGACCCCGGTGGTCATTTCCCGCTCCAAGGACGGCGAGCTGAACTGCCTGGTCAACGCGTGCAGCCACCGCGGCGCGATGCTGTGCCGGCGCAAGACGGACAACCGGACCAACTTCACCTGCCCGTTCCACGGCTGGACGTTCAACAACAAGGGCAAACTGCTCAAGGTCAAGGACTCCCGCGGCGCCGGCTACCCCGAGCAGTTCAACAAGGACGGCTCGCACGATCTGACGAAGGTCGCCCGTTTCGAGTCCTACCGCGGGTTCCTCTTCGGCTCCCTGAAGGCAGACGTCAAGCCGCTCGAGGAGCACCTGGGCGACGCGACGAAGATCATCGACATGGTCGTGGACCAGTCCCCGGAGGGCCTGGAGGTCCTGCGCGGGTCCTCGACCTACACCTACGACGGGAACTGGAAGGTCCAGGCCGAGAACGGCGCGGACGGCTACCACGTCTCCGCCACGCACTGGAACTACGCCGCGACCACGGCCCGGCGCACCGCGGGCGAGTCCACGAACGAGACGAAGGCGATGGACGCCGGGACCTGGGGCAAGCAGGGCGGCGGCTACTACTCGTTCGAGCACGGCCACCTGCTGCTGTGGATGTGGTGGGGCAACCCCGAAGACCGCCCGCTCTACGAACGCCGGCAGGAACTGGCCGCCGAATTCGGCGCGGAGAAGGCCGAGTTCATGGTCGGCGCGTCCCGCAACCTGTGCCTGTACCCGAACGTGTACCTGATGGACCAGTTCTCCTCGCAGATCCGCCACTTCCGCCCGATCTCGGTGGACAAGACCGAGGTCACGATCTACTGCATCGCCCCGAAGGGCGAGTCCGACGCCGCCCGCGCGAACCGGATCCGCCAGTACGAGGACTTCTTCAACGCCTCCGGCATGGCCACCCCCGACGACCTCGAGGAATTCCGCTCCTGCCAGAAAACCTACCTCGCCGAAACCGCCAAATGGAACGACCTCAGCCGCGGCGTGGCACACCAGCTCAACGGCCCGGACGAACAGGCCCGAAAGATCGGCATCAACCCGCTCTCCAGCGGCGCCAAGACCGAAGACGAAGGCCTCTACCCCGTCCAGCACGGTTACTGGGCAGAAACCATGCGCAAGGCCGTTGCGGCGGAAGAAGCCGAAGAACGCGCTGCACAGGCCCAGAACTAG
- a CDS encoding flavin reductase family protein, producing MRVDISPEELGPKDFYKFLTSVIIPRPIAWVSTISADGVLNLAPHSFFTVASTDPPIVQFTPTARKDSLNNAESTGEFVVNFAPEELFADINGTGTNFPPEVSEFDAVGLGTEPSLTVRPPRVAESPAALECRVHEIIPVGNSWLVLGRVLHAAINEEMMEGGHPEATRLKPLARLGRNEWSRLGEIVRIDRIPYRDWPKDQLTPKDRS from the coding sequence ATGCGCGTTGACATTTCCCCGGAGGAACTGGGGCCCAAGGACTTCTACAAGTTCCTCACGTCGGTGATCATCCCGCGGCCCATCGCCTGGGTATCGACGATCAGCGCCGACGGCGTGCTGAACCTGGCGCCGCATTCGTTCTTCACCGTGGCGTCCACCGATCCGCCCATCGTGCAGTTCACCCCGACGGCCCGCAAGGACAGCCTCAACAACGCGGAGTCGACGGGCGAGTTCGTGGTCAACTTCGCGCCGGAGGAGTTGTTCGCGGACATCAATGGCACGGGCACCAATTTTCCGCCGGAGGTCAGCGAGTTCGACGCCGTGGGGTTGGGCACGGAGCCGAGCCTGACCGTGCGTCCACCGCGGGTGGCCGAGTCCCCCGCGGCCCTCGAGTGCCGTGTGCACGAGATCATCCCGGTGGGCAATTCGTGGCTGGTGCTGGGGCGGGTCCTGCACGCCGCCATTAATGAGGAGATGATGGAGGGCGGCCACCCCGAGGCGACCCGGCTGAAGCCGCTTGCCCGCCTGGGGCGCAATGAGTGGAGCCGGCTGGGGGAGATTGTGCGGATCGACCGGATCCCGTACCGCGACTGGCCGAAGGACCAGCTGACCCCAAAGGACCGGAGCTGA
- a CDS encoding PLDc N-terminal domain-containing protein produces the protein MRQKKSWNELTTAQKVSVLLSIGVQLSLMVAALSDLRKRPAAEINGPKAAWAVGSFISFIGPTAYFLFGRKKTAIAAWKKL, from the coding sequence ATGCGACAGAAGAAGTCCTGGAACGAACTGACCACGGCCCAGAAGGTGTCCGTCCTCCTTTCCATCGGCGTCCAGCTGAGCCTCATGGTCGCGGCGCTGAGCGACCTGAGGAAACGGCCCGCCGCGGAGATCAACGGACCCAAGGCGGCATGGGCCGTGGGCTCGTTCATCAGCTTCATAGGTCCCACCGCCTACTTCCTCTTCGGCCGCAAGAAGACCGCGATCGCCGCCTGGAAAAAGCTCTAG
- a CDS encoding NUDIX domain-containing protein yields MPPAVLAATVVLLRDVPGGLEVLLLERPQTGSFAGAWVFPGGKVDPEDFGPRGHDDANDGGRADAHEVLAARRAGVRETWEETRLQVHADQLVHLSVWIPDSVQPRRFRTYFFVAPAPVPGQEIVLNVGELEDYAWLSPREALSRHAAGAMSLIPPTWVTLHWLSGCANVETALGRARTGEPETYQSRQRADADGRRLVLWSGDADYPDADASAGPRAGGRHRLDVSSLPWSYQRTDG; encoded by the coding sequence ATGCCGCCTGCGGTTCTTGCTGCCACCGTGGTACTGCTGCGGGATGTGCCCGGCGGCCTTGAGGTGCTCTTGCTGGAGCGGCCCCAGACCGGCTCCTTCGCCGGCGCCTGGGTGTTTCCGGGCGGCAAGGTGGATCCGGAGGATTTTGGTCCCCGCGGGCATGATGACGCCAACGACGGCGGCAGGGCGGATGCGCATGAAGTGCTCGCCGCCCGCCGCGCCGGCGTCAGGGAAACCTGGGAAGAGACCCGGCTTCAGGTGCACGCCGACCAGTTGGTCCACTTGTCCGTGTGGATTCCGGACTCCGTACAGCCGCGCCGTTTCCGGACCTACTTTTTTGTTGCGCCCGCGCCGGTGCCTGGACAGGAGATCGTCCTGAACGTGGGAGAGCTCGAGGATTATGCGTGGCTCAGCCCGAGGGAGGCGTTGTCCCGGCATGCCGCCGGAGCCATGTCCCTGATCCCGCCCACCTGGGTGACGCTGCACTGGCTCTCCGGCTGTGCCAACGTCGAGACCGCCCTCGGCCGCGCCCGGACGGGTGAGCCCGAGACCTACCAGAGCCGCCAGCGGGCGGACGCCGACGGACGCAGACTGGTGCTCTGGTCCGGCGACGCGGATTATCCCGATGCCGACGCCTCTGCCGGCCCCCGGGCGGGGGGTCGGCACCGGCTGGACGTCAGCTCGCTGCCCTGGAGCTACCAGCGCACCGACGGCTGA
- a CDS encoding antibiotic biosynthesis monooxygenase — protein sequence MSIIKINAITVPADSGDELAKRFAARAGAVDNQDGFEGFELLQPTDERTTWLVITRWRDEESFETWKNSKAFGRGHAQAEGESPHKPVGMSAELWSYKVAGGSTGRQA from the coding sequence ATGAGCATCATCAAGATCAACGCCATCACCGTGCCAGCAGACTCCGGCGACGAGCTCGCCAAGCGCTTCGCCGCCCGCGCCGGGGCGGTGGACAACCAGGACGGCTTCGAGGGTTTCGAACTGCTGCAGCCCACCGACGAACGGACCACCTGGCTGGTCATCACCCGGTGGCGCGACGAGGAGTCCTTCGAAACCTGGAAGAACTCCAAGGCCTTCGGCCGCGGGCATGCGCAGGCCGAGGGCGAGTCCCCGCACAAACCGGTGGGCATGTCCGCCGAGCTGTGGAGCTACAAGGTCGCCGGGGGCTCAACCGGCCGGCAGGCGTAG
- the benB gene encoding benzoate 1,2-dioxygenase small subunit: protein MSENKAATLEGIREFLFREARFLDDREFERWLDCYHPSAEFWMPAWDDNDELTEDPQREISLIYYSNRGGIEDRVFRIRTDRSSATSLPEPRTGHNITNVEIIEQRDTEVDVRFNWFTLYYRYNNVDTYFGTSYYTIDTSGTQPVILKKKVVLKNDYIHHVVDIYHI, encoded by the coding sequence ATGTCCGAAAACAAGGCCGCCACTCTCGAGGGCATCCGCGAGTTCCTGTTCCGGGAGGCGCGGTTCCTGGACGACCGGGAGTTCGAGCGGTGGCTTGACTGCTACCACCCGTCCGCCGAGTTCTGGATGCCGGCCTGGGACGACAACGACGAACTCACCGAGGACCCGCAGCGCGAGATCTCGCTGATCTACTACTCCAACCGCGGCGGCATCGAAGACCGCGTCTTCCGCATCCGCACCGACCGCTCCAGCGCCACCAGCCTGCCCGAACCCCGCACCGGGCACAACATCACCAACGTCGAAATCATCGAACAACGCGACACCGAAGTCGACGTCCGCTTCAACTGGTTCACCCTCTACTACCGCTACAACAACGTCGACACCTACTTCGGCACCTCGTACTACACCATCGACACCTCCGGCACCCAGCCCGTGATCCTCAAGAAGAAAGTCGTCCTCAAAAACGACTACATCCACCACGTCGTGGACATCTACCACATCTGA